AGCTTCCCGTAGGTATCAACGCCTTCTCACCATCAAGTGGTACATCCGTGACGGTGTCAAGGTGGCCGACGATGGAGGCTCGCCGTCGGTACAGAGGACCGAGGAGTCGATCGCGTTTTCTCCTGTATTTTGGAGGCTCTTTGTGCAATAGTTCATGCCATTAAAATGTATACCGCCTTTCCCAGAAATGTATACCGCCTTAAATATGAGATGGAGCTTACCCTCCCTTcttcaagaaaaaaaaaagataaaagaaCAGAAGCGTGCATAAAAAAGGTCGTGTAAATCGAGAAGGTTAGGTTCTTTGGAAAGCTAAGGCCCAACTCCATCTCCACTACCGGCCCGTATAATAAGTCGATTCGAGGCCAACTCCAACCTCTGACCGGTACAGTACAGATTCCTCTTATTTCGGCCTAGGGTAGAAAAAAAAGAAGTTTCGACCTGCGTCCGCCATCTGGAAGGATGTCGCTTTCGCCGAAGCGTGCGCGCCATCAGGCCATCGCTCCGGCTCCCTCTGCCGACGACAGGTCTCGATGGACGTCCCTGCACGCGGACATGGTCCGGCTCATCGGCTGGCGGGTGCTGCTGGCCGGAGACCTGCCGGACTACGTCCGCTTCCCGCGCCGTGTGCGCACACCGGCGGTGGAGGACCGTGCGCCCGCGCGGCCAGGGTATCGCCGACCCGCGGTTCCATCCGCGCCGATGGAGGATCTCGCAGGAGCGGCATGGGCTCGGCCCCGGCGACGACGGCAGGAAACGCTTCGTCAACGTCTTCACCGGAGCCTCCGTCTGCCTTCGGCTTCCTCTTCTCGCTGACCATGCCGTCCTTCGATCGGTCGAGGGCCTCCTCCTAGTGCGCCGGGAAGGGCCGGGCCGACGCGACGTGCGCCTCCTCAATCCTTTCACCGGCGACGCCGCGGTTGCGGAGCTCTCGCCGTCCATACCCTATGGAACTTCATACCCATTCGAGCTATCCACGGAGGACGGCCGAACAAAGACATGGTACTACCAGCTGGGGCACGCTTACAAGACCCCAAACAGTCCATGGACACCAGCACCCCCATTGACACATAAACTCGTTTGAGTTGACTTAGTTTTATACCTCAAGCCAGCCAGGTGAATTGAAGATGCAACATCCAACCATTGCTCATCCTGATTGCCCTATTGTGTTTGCCAGAGACGGCCGGACCGAGGCAACATACATCTCCTCAACCCTTTCGATCACCGGCGACATTGCAGCTGCCGAGCTCTCACCCGTCATATCTACTGAAACTGTCGACGGAGTCAGCGCCCAAGTGACACATAAAATCGCTCGAGTTAAAAAAAAAGGGCAGCCCGGTGCGTGAAGCTCGGTGAATTGAAGATATTGTGGGATTTTTAATTCGCTTGAGttgatttattttattttatacgTGAAGCTAGGTGAATTGAAGATATTGTGGGATTTTTAATTGTTCGTCAATTCCTGTGTAATGTGAGCATGTTGGTTTCCACTCTACacatgatttttttattttctacgTGAAGCTAGGTGAATTGAAGATATCGTGGGATTTTTAATTGTTCGTCAATTCCTATGTAATGTGAGCCTGTTGGTTTCCACTCTACACATGAATGCTGAAACAAAATCATATGTTGTTGCAGGTGAGTAAAATACTAGTAGATGGTAATTAATATTAAGGCCTGGAGGTGAAGAAGGATTAATTGTTAGTATAACGTATTGGTAACCTAGGCTGGCACGTACAACTTATTGTTAAATGATCTTTATGTAAAACTCATCACAACAAAAGACAAGAATATGAGTGTTGGTGGTTCAGATAAATATGATTTGGTAGCAAATGTAGTGACCATCAATCAGAGTCAGGTTGTCTGAACTATAATTCTCTAAACTGCTTCTATCGTACATTTAGGCAGGTGCGATGTTCAACCATTACTCATCCTGATTGCCCTATTGTGTCTGCATCATCTTAAACTAGCTAGTGGAGCTATATCCGATTCCAAACCAACCCAACAAGGTACTAGAGAAAAAATGATCAATGTTGCTTCTGGTTCAAAAGCGCTTTCCTCAACCCCTCCATCACAGACCGGATCCTCTCCGACATGATCTTCTGGTAAAGCCATCTCTGCGCTGCCTCGTCTAGCGGCCAGCCCTTACTTTCAAACGATGTCTTAGCTTATCGTTGCTGCTACCTGCTTTAAGCTCGGCAGATCAAATTCTACTGGTTCCCCCACAATAATTTGTATCTCCTTGCCGCAGATCGAGAGGCAATGGTGGACGGTGCCCAAAGAATGATTTCTCTGGCATGACCTACAGTCCAGCAGGGAGATAAGAAATCTTAGTTTTTTTTGACGGTGCAAATCTTAGTTTATCAAACGGAATACAGATGAACTAGAGCTGGGGGTCATGTAGTTCATGAACAAGCAAAAAAACCAAAATACACCATTGTAGCAATAAACCATATTTCATCAAGAGTACTATGTATAACATCTAACTTCAAATGTTCCTCATCAATGCAGTGCAAATCTAAGAGAAATAACACCGAAGAAGATTTTTCATTTTACCAAAGAGAATGCGGATGAAATAGTGCTGGTGCAACTCATTGAATAAGAAAAGAAAGATCGACACACACAAAACTGTAGCAATATATCATCTTTAATTAAGAGTACTGTGTGCAACGTTTCATTTCAAATGTTCCTTGTCAGTGCAGTGCAAATCTGTAAAAAATGATGGTATCTCAGAGATACAGAGATTTCCATATACCTTTTCAAAACCAGTGTGAATAATAGGCAAAGCTACTGGGGTTACAGGTGCTCGCACAATAAGACTGGCAGTTGCCCACTTCAGTCGTCTGATTGGCTGGTGATCTTGGGCTTGAGGGAATGAATGCAACTGTTTGAATATGTCATGACGAAATTTACAATCAAATAAAGGCCAGTATTTGCAAACATAAGCACACCATCTGTTAATGACAGAATGACTGATACTGAAATGAAGAATATGATCAAAACAGGTCACCCAAGAGCCAAAAATTCACGTCCGTAATATTAATCTCTTTGAACATATTGGCAACATAGGCTGGCATGTACAACTTATTGTTATGTAAAACTCATCATAACAAAAAGACAAGAATATCAGTGCTGCTGGTTCAAATAAATATGATTTGGGTGCAAATATAGTGACCATTAATGACAGTCAAGTTGTCTGAACTCTAATTGTCCTAACTGCTTCTATCGTACATTTAGGAAGGTGCAATGTCCAACCATTACTCATCCTGTTTGCACCTATTGTGTTCGCATCATCTTAAACTAGCTAGTGGAGCTATTAGCTATATCTGATTCCGAACCAACACAACAAGGTACTGGAGAAAAAAATGGAGGCCCTCCGTCCTTGGCCCATTGTGGAAGAACAAAATGATCAATGTTGCTTCTGGTTCAGAAGCGTTTTCCTCAACCCCTCCATCACAGACTGAATCTTGTCCGACATCTTCTGGTAAAGCCATCTCTGCGCTGCCTCGTCTAGCCCCTCAGGTGTGATGGTCGGCCAGCCCTTCCTTTCAAACGATGTGTCTTGGGGTATCGTTGCTGCTTCCTGCTTTAAGCTCGGCAGATCAAATTCTACTGGTTCTCCCACAATAATTTGTATCTCCTTGCCGCAGAGGGGCAATGGTGGACGGCGCCCAAAGAATGATTTCTCTGGCATGACCTACAGTCCAGCAGGTGGATGTTAAAGTAGCACAAAAGAAATCTTAGTTTTATCAAAGGGAATAAGCTGGGAGTCATTAAGGGAGATGTTCATGAAAAAGTAAAAACCTGACACACAATACTATTGCAATAAATCACATTTCATTAAGAGTAGTATGTATAACATTTAACTTCAAATGTTCCTCACCAATCCAGTGCAAATCTAAGAGAAACAACAACGAAGAAGATTTTCATTTTATCAAAGAGAATGTGGATGAACTAGTGCTGGGAGTCATGCAATTCACTGAATAAGAAAAGAAATATCGACATACACCACTGTAGCAAAAATCATACAGTATTTCATTAAGAGTACTATGTATAACATTTAACTTCAAATGTCCTCATCAATGCAGTATAAATCTAAGAGAAATAACACCGGAGAAGATTTTTATTTTATCAAAGAGAATGTGCATGAACTAGTGCTGGGAGTCATGCAGTTCATTGAATAAGAAAAGAAAAATCGACATACACCACTGTAGCAATAAATCATACAGTATTTTATTAAGAGTACTATGTATAACATTTAACTTCAAATGTCCTCATCAATGGAGTGGAAATCTAAGAGAAATAACACCGAAGAAGATTTCCATTTTATCAAAGAGAATGTGGATGAACTAGTGCTGGGAGTCATGCAATTCATTGAATAAGAAAAGAAAGATCGACATGCACCACTGTAGCAATAAATCATAGTATAACATTTAACTTCAAATGTTCCTCATCAATGCAGTGCAAATCTAAGAGAAATAACACCGAAGAAGACTTTCATTTTACCAAAGAGAATGCTAATGAACTAGTGCTGGGAGTCAGGCAACTCATTGAATAAGAAAAAGATTGGCACACACCACTGTAGCAATATATCATCTTTCATTAACAGTACTGTgtgcaacttttgatttcaaatgtTCTTTGTCAATGCAGTGCAAATCTAAAAACGATGGTATCTCAGAGATAAGAAAAATTTCCATTATACCTTTTCAAAACCAGTGTGAATAATAGGCAAAACTATTGGGGTTACAGGAGCTCGGATAATAAGACTGGCAGTTCCCCACTTCAGTCGTCTGATTGGCTGGTGATCTTGGGCTACTTTTCCTTCAGGGAATGAATGCAACTGTTTGAATGTGTCATGAGGAAATTTACAATCAAATAAAGGCCAGTATTTGTAAACATAAGCACACCATCTGTTAATGACAGAATAACTGATACTGAAATGAAGAATATGTGCATACCCAGCTGCCAGTGCTAAGCACTTCAAGGGCTTCATTCATATGCTCTTGATAAATTCCAGCCCCTCTTGTGATCGGCACACATTTTCCTGTGCATACAATTAGTTTTCAGTAGCAAAATCATCAAATTATGTGATACACATCTATGTTGACACTGCCTTGCAACAGAACCTGAAAATGCAAGAATAAAGAAAAAACACAAGCACTCAGCATCTAAAGTACCAATTGAACTAGAGGTCAGATGACATAGATGTTAGCTTATCATCGTTTATGTTATACTAGCACAAAGCAAGGCAAGCATCATATCATTTCATTTGATATATGTAGTAGTACTGAAAAAGAAACATGCAATTTCATGGTAAATGCATACTATATGGAAAATGTGAAATACTGAGAACAAATATACAGTAAGCAACAACATACATAGTGCTTGGAAAAGTTTGATGTTTTTTAGTTAACTTTCTAGAGCTAGTCTTGATAGTGAGTGTCATAAATTAGGACCTCTTAGGTAAACAAAATATCTATGACAGTTGTTAGCGACTCTGTACACATGATGTGAGTTAGCATAGTAGCAACTCCAAACTACGACGGTATTTGCATTTTAAATGAAAACATATAAGTGAGAGCGAAAAGGCCTATTTATTAAATGGGGTTACCAGATGCTTAACTAAAGGATGCAATAAAATGGCACTGCTATAGCAACATTTCTTATCTTGAAATTGACTACAATCCACGCCGGAGCACGCTGCACAGCATGAGTTAGAACAAGCGAAAGTGATGTTTCGGGGAGATAACTAGGCCAACATGATGATATGTGACAATGTACCATACTGAGTATCATAATACGCAATATAAATAATAAAGAAGCACAAGGAGCCTCACCGACTCTAAACATGTAAGACATGAATGCATTTCTGAAGCAGATATCCTCAGCTGTCAACACCCATCTTGCAAGCTTCGCATCTGTAATAGGGAAACCCTTGAATCCCCACATAAACGGGTCATCTATCCTGTACAAAAAGTACAAGTACAGGATAGCCTCGAGGTTACCAAAACTCCGGACACACAAGAAGCGTATATAGAAAACAATATATGCCGCACTAGTTCGTAACATCTGGCACCTATCCATGGCACGTGTACAATACACCAAATGCTAAGACAACACATCATATATAAGATAGATCTGTCTTGTCGATTGCATACACGGCTTCTAGAAAATCACGATTTCAATCTACACTAAGTCGATGTGGCATGTAAAAAAGAGAGCAATATGCGCCTTCGTGAAATTTAACTAAAATTTCAACACTTAAATTGAAACCCAACATGTGGACGCCTGCTGGCCGATGAGGTTTGTCGAAAACTCTGAATTATAACTGCAGAGTATCTGAGTTCTAATAATGGTTCATAGAAATCCACTACTCATGCTGTTGACCAATAAACCCCAATGAACAGACACGACTGAATGCAATAGCATCAATCCTAAAAGTAAATGGCATCAGCGAAGGGCTCTATTTGCAGGTTACCGACCCACGCAATTTGCACAGATTCGCAACCGGGTGCTGCCACAAGGACAGATCAGAATACTCGCACAAACAGCAACTCCGATCTCTCCGCCTAAATCTAGCTCGAAGCCATTAACAGTAAGAGTAATACGCGGGGTGGCGGGGCGAGAGAGCGGAGACATACGTGGACATGTGGTTGCTGACGGTGAGGAGCGGCGTGCCGGGGGGCCGCGACTTGACGACGCGGTGGAGGGCGTCGGCGTTGTGGACGGTGGTGGTGTTGAGCAGCGCCATGTACGCCTTGGCGACGGTGCCGATGGCGCCGATCACCGCGGCGCGCGGGACGCCGCCCAGGTGGCCGGCGCGCCCCGCCCACCGCAgcgtccgcgccgccgccgccgccgcagcgtcGGCTGACGCCGCCATCTTTTTACCCTCTTTGTCCTTTCTTCTCGCGTGTTTTTTTTTCCTTCTGCTCCTCTGCTGCCGTGTTGGTCGTGGACGGCGGCGGGCAGCGACCCTTTTTCTGCGGCGTGGGCCGCGCTCGGGCGGTGACCTGGGCCCGGCCCGTATCAAGTTCAACAAAACTCTTGTGTTCGATCGTGGGCCGACCTGCCAGCGGTTATTAGGCCTCCCGAATTTGACGTGAACTGGAGAGGATGTACTACAATGTTCTAGGGGAAGACTGGATAAGCTGTTCCGTTTACTTACAGTTAACCCGAGTGCTAAAAAGTGCACGAGTGCTATTTAAACTTAGAAAATGCAAAGCATCACAGATGCCATATGTTTCAGTCCCAAGACAGGTGGCTTCACACGAACCACCAGCCAAAGCATCCAAACCCTGGAACTTGAACACCTTATAACCAAGTAAAAGAAAAACATGGCAGAAAGTTCCATGGTGGACACGTCTGCTGCAAGATAGTAAGCACGGACGAGGCTCATCCACATCCACGGTCTCTGCTACTACAAAGTTTATTGCCACTAATTGGTAACAGGGCAGCCTACGAGAAGCGCCAGAAATAGCTTTTTTTCGGTGGCACTGCACCAAACAATGAGCTAACCAAAGCTTCCATTCAGATTCAGACCGGCAGCAGCTTCTAGTGCCCTCCATCAGCCCCTCCTGGACAGGCACCAGAAACACAAACGGAAGCAAGTTGCCGCTGTTATTCCCATACGATGCTTGTAGTTGAGTCACACGAAAAATCCCCAGTTGCACTTCAACGCGTAAGCAGGAAGAAAGAGTGCAGTGGACGAGAGCGACGCCACCATCCGGGACACTGCCAAAATCAAGCTTTTTCGGACCCTCATACTTGCACCAGGAATCCAGCGTCCATCAGCACAACCCTGGACAGCAGCAAAAACATTGGCAGAAAACAAGTTgtgtccatataagatattatcaGTATTGCCATTATTGTTGCCTAATCCCTAAACAAAAACCAATTGCATAACAGGAGGAAAAGAGTAGGATGGAAAAAACCGGCTGAGCCTGGAGCGTAGTGTTAAGATATAGTGTCAAGATACTCCAATTTGCTTATGCGGCGGCACACAGGCGACATGCACATTCCCAAGGTAGGACCCGCGAAGGAGCTTCCCCTGGACCAGTAATAATAAATATATTGCCAAGTGCATGCATGGATGGTGATGGATGGCTTGACCTCTCATTTGGAGTGATCATTGTCCAGGTGAGGAGGATCAGAATCTGTATACCGTACTGGTATGCCTGCAGAGGGATGCAGACAGTGGTTTCCTGGGTTACCTGGAATGGACCTGCCTATAAGTAGATGTTATCCCATAGGACAACACTTCACCCTGTTCTGATTCTGCATAGTAAGATTGGACTCTGGTGGTCAGTCAACATGTCTGATGACTCAAAGAGTATCCCTCCGGAACAGCTGCCATCGGATGACCTCCACCCGCCGCCAATGCCGGTGATCAACCTGGGTCACCTTATTCTTGAACCCGAAACACGATCCGGTGTGGTAGAAGATATCGCCAAAGCATGCCATGATCTCGGGTACTTCCAGGTATGCTCCCCGAGAACATTTCTTGTT
This region of Lolium perenne isolate Kyuss_39 chromosome 2, Kyuss_2.0, whole genome shotgun sequence genomic DNA includes:
- the LOC127336701 gene encoding N-acylphosphatidylethanolamine synthase-like, encoding MAASADAAAAAAARTLRWAGRAGHLGGVPRAAVIGAIGTVAKAYMALLNTTTVHNADALHRVVKSRPPGTPLLTVSNHMSTIDDPFMWGFKGFPITDAKLARWVLTAEDICFRNAFMSYMFRVGKCVPITRGAGIYQEHMNEALEVLSTGSWLHSFPEGKVAQDHQPIRRLKWGTASLIIRAPVTPIVLPIIHTGFEKVMPEKSFFGRRPPLPLCGKEIQIIVGEPVEFDLPSLKQEAATIPQDTSFERKGWPTITPEGLDEAAQRWLYQKMSDKIQSVMEGLRKTLLNQKQH